From Elusimicrobiota bacterium, the proteins below share one genomic window:
- a CDS encoding putative immunity protein, giving the protein MRDKRFIAVHRGGPLTKARHYQLMAWACSCAKHVLHLFGKKIDKRLINTLDVAKKWKQGKASVGDARKAALDAIAVAREASTPEAIAVARAVGHAVATAHMADHSLGPAWYALKAVKSAGKPVESERKWQNKKLPPEIKELVLSARIIRNI; this is encoded by the coding sequence GCAGTACACCGTGGCGGGCCACTAACAAAAGCCCGGCACTACCAGTTAATGGCCTGGGCATGTTCCTGTGCAAAACATGTATTACATCTTTTCGGCAAGAAAATTGATAAACGGTTAATAAACACGCTGGATGTAGCAAAAAAATGGAAACAAGGAAAAGCTTCAGTTGGCGATGCGAGAAAAGCGGCATTAGACGCAATAGCGGTAGCACGTGAAGCTTCAACCCCGGAAGCAATTGCAGTAGCTCGCGCTGTAGGCCATGCTGTTGCTACTGCACATATGGCTGATCATTCGTTAGGCCCGGCATGGTATGCTTTAAAAGCCGTGAAAAGTGCAGGGAAGCCTGTAGAATCAGAACGAAAATGGCAGAATAAAAAGTTACCGCCAGAAATTAAGGAACTAGTCTTATCTGCAAGGATAATTAGAAATATTTGA